One genomic segment of Hordeum vulgare subsp. vulgare chromosome 2H, MorexV3_pseudomolecules_assembly, whole genome shotgun sequence includes these proteins:
- the LOC123429849 gene encoding histone H4-like, with product MSGRGKGAKGLGKGGFKRHRKILRENIYGITKPAIRRLARRGGVKRISGIVYEETRVVLKLFLEHVIRDVVVYTQHARRKTVIATDVVYALKRQGRTLYGFDR from the coding sequence ATGTCTGGGCGCGGCAAGGGCGCCAAGGGGCTGGGCAAGGGCGGCTTCAAGCGCCACCGGAAGATCCTCCGCGAGAACATCTATGGCATCACCAAGCCGGCGATCCGGAGGCTGGCCAGGAGGGGCGGCGTGAAGCGCATCTCCGGCATCGTCTACGAGGAGACCCGCGTTGTCCTCAAGCTCTTCCTCGAGCACGTCATCCGCGACGTCGTCGTCTACACCCAGCACGCCCGCCGCAAGACCGTCATCGCCACGGACGTCGTCTACGCGCTCAAGCGCCAGGGCCGTACCCTCTACGGCTTCGATCGCTAG